A portion of the Pomacea canaliculata isolate SZHN2017 linkage group LG13, ASM307304v1, whole genome shotgun sequence genome contains these proteins:
- the LOC112553927 gene encoding uncharacterized protein LOC112553927: MELTEEEKRVLEAFRNLEVKPTADTSADLRQWATGYAATRDGVEAAPLNASGPQTPRLPPFSGGKNDTALDLWKYELMCLRGRYTDAVVLEAVRRSLRGEAARVAMRLGPHATLNELLQKFDSIFDLVVCDQDLLGSFYTARQQAGENVTQWRCRIEDILTQALSARLIDAHTARRCAADCGEDYGNP; this comes from the coding sequence ATGGAACTAACAGAAGAGGAGAAGCGAGTGTTGGAGGCCTTCAGGAATTTGGAAGTGAAGCCAACAGCAGACACCTCTGCCGACCTGCGCCAATGGGCGACAGGGTACGCTGCGACAAGGGATGGAGTGGAGGCTGCCCCGCTGAATGCCAGCGGACCACAGACACCGCGATTGCCGCCATTCTCCGGGGGCAAGAACGACACAGCGCTGGACCTGTGGAAGTATGAACTGATGTGTTTGCGGGGGCGGTATACAGACGCTGTTGTGTTGGAGGCTGTCCGCCGTTCTTTGAGAGGAGAGGCGGCCAGAGTGGCTATGCGTCTGGGCCCGCACGCGACATTGAACGAGCTGTTGCAGAaatttgacagtatttttgatCTCGTGGTGTGTGACCAAGACCTACTCGGGTCCTTCTACACTGCGCGCCAGCAGGCCGGGGAGAATGTCACGCAGTGGCGGTGTCGCATAGAAGACATCCTGACACAAGCCCTGAGTGCGCGTCTGATAGACGCGCATACAGCGAGACGCTGCGCTGCAGACTGTGGGGAGGACTACGGCAACCCCTAA
- the LOC112553925 gene encoding probable gluconokinase, with protein MVVVVLMGVCGSGKSTVGKALAAKMHCVFRDADEFHSSENKLKMSSGIPLTDEDRVPWLLAIHDFIKSLQDSSETGVVTCSALKRWYRDILRSGRSDKESEKQPSNDSNTAHQESFASADQASSKIVFVLLHGSRDLLAERMAARKGHFMPSTLLSSQLEILDVPGEDEDSFTVDIQASISGIVDTVINRLSLVH; from the exons ATGGTTGTCGTCGTGCTGATGGGTGTTTGCGGAAGCGGAAA ATCCACAGTAGGGAAGGCACTAGCAGCCAAA atgCATTGTGTGTTTCGTGATGCTGATGAATTTCACTCAAGCGAGAATAAGCTCAAGATGTCCTCTGGTATTCCTCTTACAGATGAG GACAGAGTTCCTTGGTTGCTTGCAATCCATGATTTTATCAAAAG TCTACAAGACAGTTCTGAAACTGGTGTGGTGACTTGCTCGGCTCTCAAAAGGTGGTACCGTGACATTCTTCGCTCGGGCAGAAGTGACAAAGAATCTGAAAAGCAGCCTTCAAATGACAGTAATACAGCACACCAAGAGTCATTTGCCTCTGCTGACCAGGCATCTTCTAAAATTGTCTTTGTGCTGCTACATGGTTCACGCGATCTCTTGGCAGAGAGGATGGCAGCACGAAAAGGTCACTTTATGCCATCCACTCTTTTGTCATCTCAGCTAGAGATACTGGATGTACCTGGAGAAGACGAGGATAGTTTTACAGTCGATATTCAAGCCAGCATAAGTGGTATCGTAGATACAGTCATCAACAGGCTCAGCCTTGTACATTAA